The following proteins are encoded in a genomic region of Glycine soja cultivar W05 chromosome 17, ASM419377v2, whole genome shotgun sequence:
- the LOC114392027 gene encoding precursor of CEP9-like — protein sequence MGKFQCFSVFLALVACHDFLQLTHAREIKPLTQHSPLNKGTVVKENNLNEVPISKPSSEKKEDSIVTPKNGVASFGNSGAAYTNAFRPTTPGNSPGVGHRKFALEDKDMKATTKVVVESSDVKVYVTEGTTTNGFKPTNPGHSPGVGHDHQN from the coding sequence ATGGGtaaatttcaatgtttttctgtttttcttgcACTAGTTGCATGCCATGATTTCCTTCAGCTGACTCATGCCAGGGAAATAAAGCCACTGACCCAACATTCCCCGCTCAACAAAGGCACCGTAGTGAAGGAGAATAATCTCAATGAAGTTCCTATATCTAAACCATCAtcagagaagaaagaagactcAATTGTGACACCGAAGAATGGTGTTGCGAGTTTTGGGAATTCAGGTGCAGCCTACACAAATGCTTTCCGACCCACAACACCAGGGAACAGTCCTGGTGTTGGTCACCGAAAATTTGCACTAGAAGATAAAGATATGAAAGCAACAACAAAGGTGGTAGTTGAAAGTTCTGATGTTAAAGTTTATGTTACTGAGGGGACAACGACAAACGGTTTCAAACCTACAAACCCAGGTCACAGTCCTGGTGTTGGTCATGATCACCAAAACTAA